One genomic segment of bacterium includes these proteins:
- a CDS encoding aminotransferase class V-fold PLP-dependent enzyme, whose protein sequence is MLTNPYKGHIIINPLMRGGIIPEEVKQRLPEFMDVGYIVCYDCLEGRSSLVTQPNIKDFLAEVASFFGGDVAEHTFGCRGAQFAVMQAMAELAAENNDYCPTIIADPNCHYTTAITAEMNHLKVVEPPHSGYPEYRYDPASFAERIEEVKSKEGALPALVVVTHADPYYGNIAPVEEIGQVCEQYEVPYMVNVAYTGGVMPIDMRKVKADFLTVSAHKSMASLGPLGYLVTTHRWPKNLLAASKIKMPWTGRAFGKKIPRIFGCSIGGLPLISSMLAFSYVKERVRRWEEELTKINQFVKDMEEIEGVMLLGERPHRHHLLHFETPRFWEVSQTHRKKGFYLAAGMIKRGIVGLHKGMTKHIKLSVYGLSEDEIAKVMEGFNDLSKAA, encoded by the coding sequence ATGCTCACTAATCCATATAAAGGTCACATCATCATCAACCCCCTGATGCGGGGGGGAATAATCCCGGAGGAAGTTAAGCAAAGACTGCCTGAATTTATGGATGTAGGTTACATTGTTTGCTATGACTGCCTGGAGGGACGATCTTCCCTGGTGACCCAGCCAAATATCAAGGACTTCCTGGCCGAAGTGGCTTCTTTTTTTGGTGGAGATGTAGCTGAACACACCTTTGGCTGTCGGGGGGCGCAATTTGCCGTGATGCAAGCTATGGCCGAGCTTGCGGCTGAAAATAATGACTATTGCCCGACCATTATTGCTGATCCCAACTGTCATTACACCACGGCTATCACGGCTGAAATGAATCATCTGAAGGTGGTTGAGCCACCTCATTCCGGATACCCGGAATACAGATATGATCCGGCGTCCTTTGCTGAGCGGATCGAAGAGGTGAAGTCAAAAGAGGGGGCACTGCCCGCCCTGGTAGTAGTTACTCACGCCGATCCCTATTATGGGAATATTGCGCCGGTAGAGGAGATCGGCCAGGTCTGCGAGCAATATGAAGTGCCCTATATGGTTAATGTGGCTTACACCGGCGGGGTAATGCCCATTGATATGCGAAAGGTAAAGGCTGACTTTCTTACGGTTTCAGCCCACAAATCAATGGCCTCTCTTGGCCCTCTGGGCTACCTGGTCACCACCCACCGCTGGCCGAAGAATCTTTTAGCTGCTTCAAAGATAAAGATGCCCTGGACCGGACGGGCCTTTGGCAAGAAGATCCCTCGTATCTTTGGTTGCAGCATTGGCGGCTTGCCCCTGATCAGTTCCATGCTGGCTTTTTCTTATGTCAAAGAGAGGGTAAGGCGCTGGGAAGAAGAGCTGACTAAAATCAACCAATTTGTTAAAGATATGGAAGAGATAGAAGGGGTGATGCTTTTAGGCGAAAGGCCCCATCGCCATCATCTCCTTCACTTTGAGACCCCACGGTTCTGGGAGGTCTCTCAGACTCATCGCAAAAAGGGCTTTTATCTGGCGGCCGGAATGATAAAGAGGGGCATCGTCGGTCTTCATAAAGGCATGACCAAACACATCAAACTTTCGGTCTATGGCCTGAGTGAAGATGAGATAGCTAAGGTAATGGAAGGATTTAACGATTTGAGTAAAGCCGCCTAA